A window of Planctomycetaceae bacterium contains these coding sequences:
- a CDS encoding four helix bundle protein: protein MRDLKQRTKEFALRVIRLYGRLPKSTEAQVIGKQLLRSGTSVGAHYREGTRARSDAEFISKLGGGHQELEETAYWLELLSESEIVNPELLTNLIAETEELNAIFTTCIKNAKSKAERRNDS, encoded by the coding sequence ATGAGGGACTTGAAACAGAGGACGAAGGAATTTGCCTTACGGGTCATACGTCTTTACGGGAGACTTCCCAAGAGCACAGAGGCTCAAGTCATTGGAAAACAGTTGTTGCGGTCTGGGACATCCGTTGGAGCACATTATCGGGAAGGAACCAGAGCCCGATCCGACGCCGAGTTCATCAGCAAGCTTGGCGGAGGCCATCAGGAACTGGAAGAGACTGCCTACTGGCTGGAACTTCTGTCGGAATCGGAAATCGTCAATCCTGAGCTACTCACAAACCTGATTGCTGAGACGGAAGAGTTGAACGCAATCTTCACAACCTGCATCAAGAACGCAAAGTCAAAGGCGGAGCGAAGAAATGATTCCTGA
- a CDS encoding sigma-70 family RNA polymerase sigma factor, with translation MSDWPETRESLILRVKDPEDQLAWCELIAVYRPVVCRMARARGLQHADAEDLAQNVFASVARAIESWQPIDGGPRFRNWLARISRNAILNALTRLRPDAAAGTSSVAEVLDEIPAGSTEPTDEDLKLDRILQRESRLEAIRWAANEIQSEFTETTWSIFHATAMEGRAAAQVAATYKRSIGAVYAARCRVAARLRQKLEELTDLWRII, from the coding sequence ATGAGCGATTGGCCGGAAACGAGAGAAAGCCTGATTTTACGGGTCAAAGATCCAGAGGATCAGCTTGCGTGGTGCGAGCTGATCGCTGTCTACCGACCGGTCGTTTGTCGAATGGCCCGGGCACGCGGGTTGCAGCACGCTGATGCTGAAGACCTGGCTCAGAATGTTTTCGCCTCTGTGGCCAGGGCAATTGAAAGCTGGCAGCCCATTGATGGCGGGCCACGGTTCCGAAACTGGTTGGCCAGAATCAGTCGCAACGCAATCCTCAATGCGCTCACGCGGTTACGTCCCGACGCGGCGGCGGGCACGTCCAGTGTTGCGGAGGTTCTCGACGAAATCCCGGCTGGCAGCACTGAGCCAACTGACGAAGACCTGAAACTGGACCGGATACTGCAACGAGAAAGTCGCCTGGAGGCCATTCGCTGGGCAGCGAACGAAATCCAATCCGAATTTACCGAAACGACCTGGTCGATCTTTCACGCTACCGCCATGGAAGGCCGCGCGGCGGCACAAGTAGCTGCCACGTACAAGCGTTCGATTGGTGCTGTGTATGCCGCACGTTGTCGAGTTGCCGCTCGACTGAGACAGAAGCTCGAAGAATTAACAGATCTTTGGAGAATAATCTGA
- a CDS encoding DUF1501 domain-containing protein produces the protein MSSLLRADDVPPSAFTLPPLAPKQPMLPARAKNVIMLFMEGGPGHMDTFDPKPELTRLHKSESKLKGGLETGFKFFVGSPFSFRKVSDTGIEMCDQWQHLSDPYVADELCNYRGCQAESLNHPEALFHMNTGSRLGGDPALGAWATYGLGTENQNLPSYVVMTELALPQGGPTNWSNGFLPPYYQGTRLRPEGSPLLDLAAQPNKSRDHQRRALDELAWLNQQHLDRSGADEKLAARIESYELAFRMQAEVPNVIDLNQETQQIQQLYGLDDPDTQTFGRQCLMARRLVENGVRFVQIFSGGWDSHDYLERGHTSRIKSVDKPIAALIRDLKQRDMLKDTLVIWTGEFGRTPDNNKRGGVYSLGRGHNNNAMTMLFAGGGVTPGVVGATDELGASAVECVHPIRDLHVTLLHLLGLDDNKLTYFHCGRFKQLSQFGGEVIQEMIT, from the coding sequence ATGTCGTCGCTTCTTCGCGCCGACGATGTTCCGCCTTCCGCCTTCACCCTTCCTCCTTTGGCGCCGAAGCAGCCCATGCTCCCCGCGCGGGCGAAGAACGTGATCATGCTGTTCATGGAGGGCGGCCCAGGGCACATGGATACGTTCGATCCCAAGCCGGAATTGACGCGTCTGCATAAGTCGGAATCGAAGTTGAAGGGCGGGCTGGAAACGGGTTTCAAGTTCTTCGTTGGCAGCCCATTTTCCTTTCGGAAGGTCAGCGACACCGGCATCGAGATGTGCGACCAATGGCAGCACCTGTCCGATCCGTATGTCGCCGATGAACTCTGCAACTATCGCGGTTGTCAGGCGGAATCGCTCAACCATCCCGAAGCCCTGTTCCACATGAACACCGGCAGCCGACTCGGCGGTGATCCGGCACTCGGCGCTTGGGCGACCTACGGACTCGGGACCGAGAATCAGAATCTTCCAAGCTACGTCGTGATGACGGAACTTGCGTTACCGCAGGGTGGCCCGACCAACTGGAGCAACGGATTTCTGCCACCGTATTATCAGGGAACCAGGCTTCGTCCGGAAGGCTCACCGCTGCTCGACCTGGCCGCACAGCCCAACAAGTCGCGTGATCACCAACGCCGTGCCCTCGATGAACTCGCCTGGCTGAACCAACAACATCTCGACCGTTCGGGGGCCGATGAAAAGCTTGCAGCCCGCATTGAAAGCTATGAACTCGCCTTCCGCATGCAGGCTGAAGTTCCCAATGTCATCGATCTCAATCAAGAGACGCAACAGATACAGCAGCTGTACGGTCTCGATGATCCCGATACGCAGACGTTTGGTCGCCAATGCCTGATGGCCCGCAGGCTGGTGGAGAACGGTGTTCGCTTCGTCCAGATTTTCAGTGGTGGCTGGGATAGCCATGACTATCTTGAACGTGGACATACTTCCCGCATCAAGAGTGTCGATAAACCGATCGCAGCACTCATTCGCGACCTCAAACAGCGCGACATGCTTAAGGATACACTGGTCATCTGGACCGGGGAATTTGGACGCACGCCGGACAACAACAAACGCGGCGGTGTATACTCGCTCGGCCGTGGCCACAACAACAACGCCATGACGATGCTGTTTGCCGGCGGCGGCGTGACGCCAGGCGTTGTGGGAGCCACCGATGAACTTGGAGCCTCCGCCGTCGAATGCGTTCATCCGATCCGCGATCTGCATGTCACACTGCTGCACCTCCTCGGCCTCGACGACAATAAACTGACCTATTTCCACTGCGGCCGCTTCAAACAACTCAGCCAGTTTGGTGGCGAAGTGATTCAGGAAATGATCACATAG
- a CDS encoding sulfatase — protein MRHGIFLLPLLLLSAAATAAERPNILYIMSDDHAAHAISAYGSRLAKIAPTPNLDRLANEGALLTNVFCTNSICSPSRACVLTGQYNHTNGAFDLAGKVPPGKQMLAIQMKQAGYQTAMIGKWHLKDEPADFDYYCVLPGQGNYHNPEFLIRGDKPFGKNVIKFPDEHSTDAITDITLDWLKTGREEGKPFFLMHHYKAPHDYFENAERYETYLADVEIPEPETLWIRDPKFGSIATRGANDELIPHIGTSIGGRNPRRSYLGDLPALYPKEFPANFNPANYSDEENTRMAYNAYLRKFLRCVKGIDDNLGRLFAYLEQTGQLDNTLIIYSADQGFMLGEHDYQDKRWMYEESQRMPFLVRYPQSIPAGQKLDTVVENVDFAPTMLEFAGAQIPDSVQGRSFKSLLETGREPSNWKQAAYYRYWMHMVHHDNPAHVGIRTRTHKLIYYYGCNYDGGYQTPPGWELYDLVNDPHETRNLYDDPDQAMLVTDLKRQFAELRTKIGDDGTHFPECEKVVQEFWDYDAADRAKAVEISHQYLQRRLKELEAGQRNVQTHRGP, from the coding sequence ATGCGACACGGGATATTTCTTCTTCCGCTACTTCTTCTGTCCGCTGCCGCCACCGCTGCCGAGCGACCGAACATCCTGTACATCATGTCGGACGATCATGCAGCGCACGCGATTTCGGCGTATGGCAGCCGGCTGGCGAAGATTGCTCCAACGCCAAACCTCGATCGGCTGGCGAATGAGGGTGCATTGCTGACGAATGTGTTTTGTACCAACTCGATCTGTTCACCGTCACGAGCCTGCGTGCTGACCGGCCAGTACAACCACACGAACGGTGCGTTTGATCTGGCTGGGAAAGTTCCGCCTGGCAAGCAGATGCTGGCCATCCAGATGAAACAGGCCGGTTATCAGACCGCCATGATCGGCAAGTGGCATCTCAAAGACGAACCGGCCGACTTCGATTATTACTGTGTGCTCCCCGGCCAGGGAAATTACCACAATCCCGAATTCCTGATTCGAGGTGACAAGCCGTTTGGAAAGAACGTCATCAAGTTCCCGGACGAGCATTCGACGGACGCAATCACCGACATCACGTTGGACTGGCTGAAAACCGGGCGAGAGGAAGGCAAGCCGTTCTTCCTGATGCATCACTATAAGGCTCCACACGACTACTTCGAAAACGCAGAGCGATACGAAACCTATCTGGCCGATGTTGAGATCCCGGAGCCGGAGACGCTGTGGATTCGCGATCCCAAGTTCGGTTCCATCGCCACACGTGGTGCGAATGACGAACTGATCCCGCACATCGGCACCTCCATTGGCGGACGCAATCCACGTCGCTCGTACCTTGGCGACCTTCCTGCGCTGTACCCGAAAGAGTTCCCGGCGAACTTTAACCCTGCGAACTACAGTGATGAAGAAAACACGCGCATGGCGTACAACGCGTACCTTCGAAAGTTCCTGCGTTGCGTGAAGGGAATCGACGACAATCTGGGACGACTGTTCGCCTATCTGGAGCAGACCGGCCAGCTCGACAATACGCTGATCATTTACAGCGCCGATCAGGGCTTCATGCTGGGTGAGCACGACTATCAGGACAAACGCTGGATGTATGAAGAATCGCAGCGCATGCCGTTTCTGGTTCGATATCCCCAATCCATCCCCGCTGGCCAGAAGCTGGATACCGTTGTCGAAAATGTCGACTTCGCGCCGACGATGCTGGAATTCGCTGGTGCTCAAATACCCGATTCCGTTCAAGGTCGTTCATTCAAGTCGCTGCTGGAGACCGGACGGGAGCCGAGCAACTGGAAGCAGGCCGCTTACTATCGCTACTGGATGCACATGGTGCACCACGACAACCCGGCGCATGTCGGCATCCGCACGAGAACGCACAAGCTCATCTACTACTACGGCTGCAACTACGACGGTGGCTACCAGACGCCTCCCGGCTGGGAACTCTACGATCTGGTCAATGATCCCCACGAGACACGAAACCTGTACGATGACCCCGATCAGGCAATGCTTGTAACTGACCTGAAGCGTCAGTTCGCCGAATTGCGGACGAAGATCGGCGACGATGGCACGCACTTCCCCGAATGCGAAAAAGTCGTCCAGGAGTTCTGGGACTACGACGCAGCCGACCGCGCCAAAGCCGTCGAGATCTCCCATCAATATCTGCAACGTCGCCTCAAAGAACTCGAAGCAGGCCAACGCAACGTGCAGACCCATAGAGGTCCGTAG
- a CDS encoding DUF4159 domain-containing protein has protein sequence MQTSATCIPDDALRLFIAGELPEKRLIEVETHLSNCDTCRAALEATVGDLDWWNDLEEALGATAPQACDNEYALDAPVDQRTQLLELLGPTDDPAMLGRIGSYEIVALLGQGGMGAVFKAFDRSLNRYVAIKMLLPHLAVSGAGRKRFAREAQAAAAVVDDHVMAIHGVSEWRTVPYFVMPYSRGVSLQKRLHEEGPLELKEILRIGMQAARGLAAAHAQGLVHRDVKPANIFLDEGVERVQLMDFGLARAVDDASLTRSGTLAGTPQYMSPEQARAETVDHRSDLFSLGCVLYTMCTGRAPFRAESSYSVLRLITDKEPRPVREINPDIPEWLCAVISKLMAKLADDRFESATQLAELLEDCLAHVQQPTSSPLPTFIKTLAEHDEHGRTTLLGGPGRHLGKHIATAAFALSMLFFGMLIVLELNKGTLTIDCAADDIPIRITQGEQIVQRLTVSRQGATHRIAAGNYVIELDSDGSEMSVENGAVTLTRGGTAVVSIKVNATDDMAPMDGAGESVDSNNHLHDHSHKQLTQFVPDNSKLLVINDDSQPVAVDAIVRAEFYSGRDDHWSKFPDRDKTISLAGLPSGKSLLATQPQHNVISVVSPSSEAITIGRVKPEQPDRFKDVTISVDVQKVHLPSPTEPNYWIRLTFDNASGQTFSVTERDFTLTTVLNRPEKFQQFEILSPHWRRDASQMPDPIEIPHGASATLILNWNQWVAGGLWITGGAVREAGTWPPEDEPGKVWVRINASGFATRPLALPHPESLDDVPHSIQRASKMMSFDWPIEVASPETSVAEQGQRTLSLQFRECPWREVLQHVADELSLTLNIETEPKGTTTISELSISDDAAIKLLNRSLWEQSLVIRRSPTELKITPRTLGDKLFTDSALFPTFVVVPDKSGTTRPPVTIAARDAVVHDPPKWLRGVPFPKLKFAFTRIEFDSQGKESAWRAGYSEADRMIAGYLSFHMGFAYERPNATMRLTDPRLSEQRFVYLSNPADMSLSDNEVAALRDYLLGGGFLMVDRSWGAADLEAFRQTMKRVLPTHDPKPLPMSHPIFHGVYDLQFKPQVPNYTDFGFAMRDVSVSSALSGERATMPDMKLEPAEYDGYFDHERLMVLLCHNNDFMSAWRHSNLGAPGERFPGLFSSVDEYTRIYGRSQAFPMALNVIYYALTQRATALRTNSSDSSNIEMRDLFDQYVNKNGKIPADVLQSAIDQVAALGASDYRFRDIVLDELKKQCGPDGDRAIRRNLLRLVTKWLSQAGESSWKTEFVRSQGVVPAEISSARHDADSNLLAMVMKLARSSDSGDIDMFVMAARAAHDPLTKLLFLEVLGNRSAGGDPFEYEKSPAAIKPSDGPWSDRMGGSWRDAKFHAAVGLAELGDPKGVEWLIAGARRNDFGIDETVFRGAHVAARTGSLRENCKLALRDLFFDQDDDRQTQKTIDWENYWAQIRNDFVPHPVRLINQ, from the coding sequence ATGCAAACGTCCGCGACATGCATTCCTGACGACGCATTGCGATTGTTCATCGCCGGCGAATTGCCTGAAAAGCGGTTGATCGAAGTCGAAACACACCTGTCGAACTGCGACACCTGTCGGGCGGCATTGGAGGCAACGGTGGGTGATCTGGACTGGTGGAATGATCTTGAAGAGGCATTGGGGGCAACGGCTCCCCAGGCGTGTGATAACGAATACGCGCTGGACGCACCTGTTGATCAGCGAACGCAATTGTTGGAACTGCTCGGCCCGACTGACGATCCCGCCATGCTGGGGCGTATCGGTAGTTACGAAATTGTCGCACTGCTTGGACAGGGAGGAATGGGGGCGGTGTTCAAGGCATTTGATCGTTCGCTCAATCGATACGTGGCCATCAAGATGTTGCTGCCTCATCTCGCAGTGTCTGGCGCTGGCAGAAAGCGATTCGCTCGCGAAGCTCAGGCAGCGGCGGCCGTGGTCGACGATCATGTGATGGCGATTCACGGAGTCAGCGAGTGGCGCACGGTGCCCTATTTCGTGATGCCTTATTCACGTGGTGTGTCGCTGCAAAAACGACTCCATGAAGAAGGGCCGTTGGAATTAAAAGAGATCCTGCGGATTGGTATGCAGGCTGCAAGAGGACTGGCAGCGGCTCACGCCCAGGGCCTGGTGCATCGCGATGTAAAGCCGGCGAATATTTTTCTGGACGAAGGAGTTGAACGCGTACAGCTGATGGATTTCGGTTTGGCTCGCGCCGTCGACGATGCAAGCCTGACCCGATCCGGTACCCTGGCTGGGACACCGCAGTACATGTCGCCCGAGCAGGCTCGCGCCGAAACCGTTGACCACCGCAGCGACTTGTTCAGTCTTGGTTGTGTCCTTTACACGATGTGTACCGGCCGCGCACCGTTCCGCGCCGAATCTTCCTACAGCGTTCTGCGATTGATCACTGACAAAGAACCTCGCCCTGTTCGTGAGATTAATCCTGATATCCCGGAATGGCTGTGCGCCGTCATCAGCAAGCTGATGGCAAAATTGGCAGACGACCGGTTTGAATCCGCTACGCAGCTTGCCGAACTACTTGAAGATTGCCTGGCTCACGTACAGCAGCCCACTTCGTCACCGCTACCGACGTTCATCAAGACGCTTGCCGAACATGATGAGCATGGAAGAACGACGTTACTCGGCGGCCCGGGCCGGCACCTCGGAAAACATATCGCAACCGCAGCTTTCGCATTATCCATGCTCTTCTTCGGCATGCTGATTGTGCTGGAGTTAAACAAGGGAACTTTGACGATTGATTGCGCGGCGGATGATATTCCCATACGGATCACGCAAGGCGAACAGATCGTACAACGATTGACCGTTTCGCGTCAGGGCGCAACACACCGGATTGCGGCAGGTAATTACGTGATCGAGCTGGATAGCGATGGCTCGGAGATGTCCGTCGAGAATGGAGCCGTGACATTGACTCGCGGCGGTACCGCGGTCGTGAGCATCAAGGTCAATGCAACAGATGACATGGCCCCAATGGACGGAGCGGGCGAGTCGGTCGACTCAAACAACCACCTTCACGACCATTCGCACAAACAACTTACGCAGTTTGTACCAGACAACTCAAAGCTACTGGTCATCAATGACGATTCGCAGCCGGTCGCGGTTGACGCGATTGTCCGCGCCGAATTCTATTCAGGCAGGGACGATCACTGGTCGAAGTTCCCCGATCGTGACAAAACGATTTCACTGGCCGGCCTTCCATCCGGTAAGAGTCTTCTCGCCACTCAGCCGCAACACAATGTCATCTCAGTGGTTTCGCCGAGTAGCGAAGCCATTACCATTGGCCGTGTGAAGCCGGAACAACCGGATCGTTTCAAGGACGTAACCATCAGCGTGGATGTCCAAAAGGTCCATCTGCCTTCGCCGACCGAACCGAACTACTGGATTCGACTGACATTCGACAACGCGTCTGGACAGACTTTCAGCGTCACCGAACGGGACTTCACTCTAACGACGGTATTAAATCGGCCCGAGAAATTTCAACAGTTCGAAATTCTTTCGCCCCACTGGCGGCGCGATGCGTCACAGATGCCGGACCCGATTGAGATCCCGCACGGAGCGTCCGCGACGTTGATTTTGAACTGGAACCAGTGGGTCGCCGGCGGTCTCTGGATCACTGGCGGCGCGGTTCGAGAAGCTGGAACATGGCCACCGGAAGACGAGCCGGGCAAAGTGTGGGTGCGGATCAATGCTTCTGGTTTTGCAACCAGACCTTTGGCCCTGCCTCATCCGGAATCGCTCGATGACGTCCCCCATTCAATTCAAAGAGCTTCAAAAATGATGTCCTTCGATTGGCCAATCGAAGTCGCCAGTCCCGAAACTTCGGTCGCAGAGCAGGGCCAACGAACCTTATCGTTGCAATTCCGCGAATGTCCCTGGCGAGAAGTTTTGCAACATGTCGCCGATGAGCTTTCTTTGACGCTGAACATCGAAACCGAACCAAAGGGCACAACCACGATAAGCGAATTGAGCATCAGCGATGACGCTGCGATCAAGTTACTCAATCGAAGTCTGTGGGAGCAGTCGCTGGTGATTCGACGCTCGCCCACAGAATTGAAAATCACGCCGCGTACCTTGGGCGACAAGCTGTTCACAGACAGCGCACTCTTTCCGACGTTCGTCGTTGTGCCAGACAAGTCTGGAACTACACGCCCACCCGTGACGATTGCGGCTCGCGACGCAGTGGTGCACGATCCGCCGAAATGGCTGCGCGGTGTGCCCTTTCCTAAGTTGAAGTTTGCTTTTACGCGAATTGAATTCGATAGCCAGGGTAAGGAGAGTGCCTGGCGAGCAGGATATTCGGAAGCTGATCGTATGATTGCAGGATACCTCTCGTTTCACATGGGGTTTGCCTATGAAAGACCAAATGCGACCATGCGGCTAACCGACCCCCGACTATCTGAACAACGGTTCGTTTACCTCTCGAACCCTGCGGACATGTCTCTTAGTGACAACGAGGTTGCGGCCCTTCGCGACTACTTGCTCGGCGGCGGTTTTCTTATGGTTGATCGTTCCTGGGGCGCAGCAGACCTGGAGGCTTTCCGTCAAACGATGAAGCGAGTCTTGCCGACCCACGATCCCAAACCTCTCCCCATGAGCCATCCCATCTTTCATGGAGTCTACGACTTGCAATTCAAGCCACAGGTTCCGAACTACACCGACTTTGGTTTCGCGATGCGAGATGTCTCGGTCTCATCTGCCCTCAGCGGAGAGCGCGCCACCATGCCAGATATGAAGTTAGAACCTGCTGAGTACGACGGCTATTTTGATCATGAGCGATTGATGGTCTTACTGTGCCATAACAACGACTTCATGAGCGCTTGGCGACACAGCAACCTAGGTGCACCCGGGGAGCGATTCCCGGGGCTATTCTCGTCTGTCGACGAATACACGAGGATCTATGGGAGATCGCAAGCCTTTCCCATGGCCTTGAATGTCATCTATTACGCGCTGACACAACGCGCCACGGCTTTGCGCACAAACAGCAGCGATTCGTCCAATATTGAGATGCGAGACCTGTTCGACCAGTACGTCAACAAGAACGGCAAGATTCCAGCCGACGTGTTGCAATCTGCCATCGATCAGGTCGCAGCACTGGGGGCAAGTGACTATCGATTCCGGGATATCGTTCTTGATGAACTGAAAAAACAGTGTGGCCCTGATGGCGACCGAGCGATTCGTCGGAACCTGCTTCGGCTTGTAACCAAATGGTTGAGCCAGGCTGGTGAGAGTTCCTGGAAAACCGAGTTTGTCAGGAGTCAGGGCGTTGTCCCGGCAGAAATCAGCTCAGCGCGGCACGATGCTGACTCGAATCTGTTGGCAATGGTCATGAAACTCGCCCGATCGAGTGACAGCGGCGACATCGATATGTTTGTGATGGCAGCTCGTGCGGCCCACGATCCGCTGACAAAGCTGCTGTTCCTGGAAGTGCTCGGCAATCGATCCGCGGGCGGAGATCCATTTGAGTATGAAAAGAGTCCCGCTGCCATCAAGCCAAGTGACGGGCCCTGGTCGGATCGCATGGGCGGCAGTTGGCGGGATGCGAAATTTCATGCGGCGGTGGGCCTGGCTGAACTCGGTGATCCCAAAGGCGTTGAGTGGCTGATCGCAGGCGCTAGGCGCAACGACTTTGGCATCGATGAAACCGTCTTTCGTGGTGCCCATGTAGCAGCCAGGACCGGAAGTCTGCGAGAAAACTGCAAGCTGGCTTTACGAGATCTGTTTTTCGATCAAGACGACGACAGACAAACGCAAAAGACCATCGACTGGGAGAATTACTGGGCCCAAATTCGTAACGACTTTGTCCCACATCCCGTAAGACTCATCAACCAGTGA
- a CDS encoding FAD-dependent oxidoreductase, giving the protein MPVQQTQIDRREFLQSTALGGIAATWTTLSAGSSVEDVKRNCDTFVYGSTPGGIAAAIEAARRGDHVILACPKRNPGGMAASGLCTTDAVRRHLFGGLVLEFINGVREQYRRILGENAKQLALTRDGWHYEPSVAEAVFREMIEKEERITWLPGMWLEECTLEARYVRSVSLESMDKSATQSRTIISARTFVDCTYEGDLAAKAGVDYRVGREASDEFGESKAGIHYMNWRTGQQIMTPDTGEPSEAIQAFCARSIFTNDPGHLIPIEKPESYEMHLPDLLPLREDFRSGRQRNWGRGTELPRSKYQMNGSITGLTSTNCPGVNWGYPEADRFHRQRLDDFHRDHVASLIWFLQHDSAIPDNVRNYMLGIGLHDEEFVSNDHWPWQLYVRQGRRIKGRAVLTQHSFTPDNATGRTPQVEGAVAMGEHSFDVHPCHDRRFLVDGFMEGVLWYPKKADGPAQPGQIPYGAMLPKSLDNLIVPVAMSSTHVAMSVLRMEPVWMTTGQVAGLAAATARQQSLDVAEIDPNPLPERLGILIHA; this is encoded by the coding sequence ATGCCGGTGCAGCAGACGCAGATCGATCGAAGAGAGTTTTTGCAGTCGACGGCTCTGGGAGGAATCGCTGCAACATGGACGACCTTAAGTGCAGGATCCTCAGTTGAGGATGTCAAACGCAACTGCGACACGTTCGTCTACGGCAGCACGCCGGGAGGAATTGCCGCTGCCATCGAGGCGGCACGGCGAGGGGATCATGTCATCCTTGCCTGCCCGAAACGTAATCCGGGAGGTATGGCGGCGAGTGGTCTCTGCACAACCGACGCGGTTCGACGTCATCTTTTTGGCGGGCTGGTCCTTGAATTCATTAATGGCGTTCGTGAGCAGTATCGTCGAATTCTGGGAGAAAACGCGAAGCAACTGGCCCTGACGCGAGACGGCTGGCACTACGAACCCTCTGTTGCTGAAGCCGTGTTCAGAGAGATGATCGAGAAGGAAGAGCGGATTACCTGGCTGCCTGGAATGTGGCTTGAAGAATGCACTCTTGAAGCACGATACGTTCGGTCCGTCTCACTCGAATCGATGGATAAGTCTGCTACGCAATCTCGCACCATTATCTCTGCCAGAACGTTTGTTGACTGCACCTATGAGGGCGATCTTGCTGCCAAAGCAGGTGTTGACTATCGGGTAGGGCGCGAGGCATCCGACGAGTTTGGAGAGTCCAAAGCCGGCATTCACTACATGAACTGGCGAACCGGTCAACAGATCATGACACCAGATACCGGCGAACCCTCGGAGGCGATTCAGGCATTCTGCGCTCGATCGATATTCACGAATGACCCCGGGCATCTGATTCCCATCGAGAAGCCGGAGTCCTACGAAATGCACTTGCCAGATCTGCTCCCTTTGCGTGAAGATTTCCGAAGTGGACGGCAACGGAACTGGGGGAGAGGAACGGAACTGCCACGCAGCAAATATCAGATGAACGGCAGCATTACCGGGCTGACGAGCACCAATTGTCCAGGAGTGAACTGGGGATACCCTGAGGCCGATCGCTTTCACCGTCAGCGGCTCGACGACTTTCATCGTGATCATGTCGCAAGTCTGATCTGGTTCCTGCAGCATGACAGTGCCATTCCGGACAACGTGCGAAACTATATGCTGGGCATTGGACTTCACGATGAGGAATTCGTCAGCAACGACCATTGGCCCTGGCAGCTGTATGTCCGACAGGGCCGACGCATCAAAGGCCGGGCTGTTCTCACACAACACAGCTTCACACCTGACAATGCGACTGGCAGGACTCCCCAGGTCGAAGGCGCAGTGGCGATGGGTGAGCATTCGTTTGATGTTCACCCGTGCCATGATCGACGATTTCTTGTGGACGGTTTCATGGAGGGAGTTCTCTGGTATCCGAAGAAAGCCGATGGCCCAGCGCAGCCAGGACAGATCCCGTATGGAGCAATGTTACCGAAATCCCTTGATAACCTGATTGTCCCTGTTGCGATGTCAAGTACGCATGTCGCGATGAGCGTGTTGCGCATGGAGCCGGTCTGGATGACAACGGGGCAGGTCGCCGGTCTTGCTGCCGCGACGGCCCGCCAACAATCACTCGATGTCGCCGAGATTGATCCGAACCCCCTACCGGAACGACTTGGAATTCTGATTCACGCATAA